The genome window CTTGCGGCGCCAACTGGACCGCAAGTCCCTTGCCGTACACCGCGAGTGCGGACTTGGCGGCGGCATAGTGCAGGAGCAGCGGATGGGAAGAAAGGGTGGCAATGGACGAGAGATGCACAATGACCCCACCTCCGCTCGCGATCATGGACGGCACAAGTGCGGAATTGAGCCGGACGGCAGCGAGGAAGTTTATATCCATCGTGTACTGCCAGTCTTCCTCAATGTCCAGCGCATTCGGAAAGGCGCGAACCCCTCCCGCATTGTTGACGATGATGTCCACGCCACCGAGAATTCGCAGCGCGGCGTCCGCGAACTCGCGCACACCGCCGGGCGTACTGAGGTCGGCGCTCACGAAATTGGCTTCGGACGGAGCGTCCGCGGTCGGATTACGGGCAGCGGTGACAACTGTGGCGCCGGCATCGAGCAAGCGCTGCGCGATCGCGGCGCCGATACCGCGACTGCCACCGGTGACCACGGCTCGCTTGCCCTGCAACTCGTCGGAAATCCGTTCGGTAAGGCGGCTCTGGTTCACTCTGGACTCCACTTCCTGCCTTGTCCTCGACAACAACGCCCGCGATGCGGATCGGCAACGGAAACCGACTCTCCCGTTGCGGCTCACAACGAGAGTTTCTCTCCAGTCGGCAGTGTTGGCGCGGAACCACTATTGGCGATCCCGTTGACACGGTCAAGCTGATTATTTCGATCCACTGAATCGCATAAATAGATCCAGTGGGCTGACGTCTTTTGGAGATAAAGATATCGGTCACGACGATGGGGTTGATGGATGGTGTCAGGTCGAAGGTGAGAGCGGTTCAAGCCCTTTTCGTCCGCCGGCCGGACGGCTGAAGCGTCGTACCGCGGGACGTTCGACCAGCATGTAGAGGGCCGCCGCGAGGGAGATACTGATCACGACGGTGAGCAGAATATTGATCAGTCTCGTCGACAGGGATGCGGTCACTTCGCCCGTGGCGTGCAGGGCGTCGACCGGGCCGTACTGGACGACGAGGTAGTGCACCATGTAGAGGGCGTACGAGATCTCACCCAGCCAGACCATGGTTCGGCCACTGAAAGGTGTTCGCGCACCGCGTATGTCGGCGCTGGCGCTTGCTGCGATCGCGAAGGCGACGGCAAGCGCGGTCGGTCCGGCGCGTAGGTGGAACACACCGGGCAGGTAGGACTGGACCACCACGCAGGTGATCGTCAGGAGAAATGCCGGCGTCATGCCGAGGCGGATCCATTTCCCGGTGATGACGATGCGTGCCATCAGGATGCCGAGGACGAATTCGAGCATCCTCGGGAGGGGGAAGAGGTAGGCGAACCAGCTCTGCCACTCCGAAGATGTCGGATCCCATGACGTGAATGGCTGCGCCGGCAGCAGTTGGGAAATAAAGGGGACAGCAGTACTGGCCGTGACGACGACTGCCACCCACAGCCACAACCGTGAGGGGTGGATGCTGCCGATGAGACGGATCAGCCAAGGGAACACGAGATAGAACGCCATCTCACAACCGAGGCTCCAGCTCACCGCGTTGCTACCGGTAAACCCGCCATGGGGTTCCAGGTAAGGAATCCAGGGTTCGATCAGAAACAGCGCCGGAAACGTATTGATCGCCACGATCTGCACGCCGGCGGCGACCATCAGGATCCTGGCGGCCACAAACGTCACCAAATGGTTCGGATACAACTTCACCAGACGTCGACGCCAGAACAGCCTCGCGGTATCGTCCGGATCGGCAACCCAGGTGAGAATGAATCCGCTGAGTACAAAGAAGAAAGCCACCCCGACCGGCCCGAGGGTCGTGATCACCCGATACGGCGGGTCAGGATGGAATGTCCCTACGATTTGACTGTCCAGGTGAGAGATCAGCACGGCGAATGCCGCGACGAATCGCATGCCGGTCAATGATGGCAATCGGTTCGGACGAGCGGACGGTTCCAGTGTCTGCATACCCGTCTTCCTTCAGTTTTTTTAGGTCTTGAGCTCGTTTATGGACCCTCAACGGGCAACAGAGTGATCGTTGGCGCCAGCATGGAACCGTTGAGGACTACTGTTGGTGATCCCGCTGGTGTGGTCAAACTGATTATTTCGATCCACTGAATCGCATAATTCGATTCAGAAGGCTGGACATTGCGATCGACAAGGTCGATGATTGTGCGCTGTCGATGTCCGGCCGCAGCGGTTTCCGTACGAACTCGAAGTGCATTGCCGGGTTGGAAGACAGGCGCACATGGAAGATCTGTGTATGAGCGCTGCCGAAACTAGGGAGGAATAATGGCCAGCCTGGGCGAGCCGTTCATCGTGGGCGATCTCATGGTCCCCAACCGGATCGTGATGGCCCCCATGACCAGAACGGCGTCCCCCGGCGGCGTGCCGGGCCCGGATGTCGCGGAGTACTACGCCCGCCGGGCGGCCAACAAGGTCGGGCTGATCATCACCGAGGGCACCTACGTCAACCGCGCCGCGGCCGGCGCGTACGAGAACGTGCCCCACTTCCACGGCGAGCAGGCCTTTGCCGGATGGGCCCACGTGCTGCGGCGGGTGCACGAGGCCGGCGGCAGGATCATTCCGCAGCTGTGGCACACCGGAGTCGTACGCACCGCGACCGATCCGCCCGCCGAGGGCCCGTCCGGGCTCGGGCTGGATGGCGCCCCGGCCGGGAAGGCCATGACCCAGCAGGACATCGACGACACGGTGGCCGCTTTCGCCGAAGCCGCCGCGGCCGCCGAACGACTCGGGTTCGACGGCGTCGAACTGCACGGCGCGCATGGCTACTTGATCGACAGCTTCCTGTGGAAGAGCACCAACCGGCGCACCGACCACTACGGCGGCGACCCGGCCTCCCGGGCTCGTTTCGGCGCCGATGTCGTGCGGGCCGTCCGCGCGGCCGTCAGCCCCGGATTCCCGGTCTTCTTCCGGCTCTCCCAGTGGAAGCTCAACGCGTACGAGGCACGCATCGCGGAGAACCCGGATGAGCTGGCGCAGATGCTTTCGCCGCTGGCCGACGCGGGTGTCGACGTGTTCCACGCCTCCACCCGCCGCTACTGGCTGCCCGAGTTCGACGGCAGCACCCTCAACCTGGCCGGCTGGGTGCGCAAGCTCAGCGGCAAGGCCACCGTGACCGTCGGCTCGGTCGGCCTGGACAATCAGTACGGCGAGGGCGAGTTCACCCAGGGCTTCACCCGGCAGGCCGGCCTGACCGGCATCGACGAACTGGTGGCCCGACTGGAGCGCGACGAGTTCGACCTGGTCGCCTTGGGCAGGACGCTGCTGGCCAACCCGGACTGGGCCGCGCTGGCGCTCCGCGGCGAGCTGGACCGGTCCGTCCCCTACGACCCGGCCGTGCTCACGACCCTGGCCTGACAACAACCTCGGGGGCGTACCGGAACAGCCCGAACCGGATCAGATCACCGTCAGGCAGCGCAGCAGCTTCTCGACGGCGGTGCACGCGAAGGTTCATTTCTCTCTGATACTCGGGCGGCAGGCTGAAATCATGATGCCTTGTCCGTCGGCACGGTGTAGACGGCCTCCTCGATCCGGTCGATGAGGCCGCCATCGAACCGGAAATACACCGCAGCGTGCGCCTCGCGGCGAGAGCCGTCGGCCATGTCCAGGCGGAGTACTTGCTGCTGGAGCACCTCGTTCGAATTCTGGAACTGGCGGATTATGTCGTACCGCAACGAACCGACGGTAGCGGCAAAGGACTTGAAGTGTTCCAGGCTCTCGCCGATCGCCTGCGCTCCCTTGCCGTCGTTCTGCCACACAGCGGCCGTGTCGGTGCACATTGCCTGGGCGCTGGAGAAGTCGTAAATCTCCAGAAACCGCAGAAACTCAATCGCCTTGTCGCCGATGTTCTGCTCCACGTCGAGTCCTCATTTCTCTTATTGGTGCCCAAGGGCTGTCCCGTAATCCCTGGCGGGCGTGCGACGACAGCTACGGCACCTAGCCGCGTTGTCGGAACGCCCGAATACACCCAGTATTCGGGCGTCCCTCCGCCTTGCGATGCACCGCATCGGACGCCGCACGCCGATCCACCAGGGATTGTGGGACAGCCCTCAGGGTCTTTCGTTGTCGGCATCGCCCCGGCTTCCGTGGGCGGGCGTTCCGGGCTGCTGGTGCCACGAATCGTCCGCCCGTCCGCGTCCACGGTGTCGAAGCCGAGTTCGTCGATGAGGACGCGCACGATTCGCTCGGCCGCTGCGTCGTCGATGGCGGCGATCCTGCCGTCGTGCTGCTGCGGGTAGTAGTTGCCGGTGTCGATGACCACGGCGCCCGGCGTCGCGCCGCCCCGAATGATGCCGATCTTCATGGTTTCGCTCTTCATCGGCGGGTGACATCGACAGAAATGGCCCCTTGTTGCATGCCCATCTCATTCTGGACGGTCGTATGCCACTCGTCCATCATGTGTCGCGCCGTGGCTTCGGTGAATACGTTTGCGTCGTATTTGAGAAATGCTTTGTAGCCTTCACCCTCCCGATAGAATTCCAGGGAAAGTACATACTCTCCGGCATATGGCAGGTCGTCGAACGGGCGCAGGTCCAACTCGCCCTCCGCGGCCGGTGAGTCATCGGTGAGCAGTTCGGCGCCCTCGAAGTTCTGGAACAGGAAGTTCGTCAGGACCAGCGGTTCGTCGTCGGTGCCCAGCACTCGGGCGATTTCCCGCAGCGGGTAGGCGCCGTGTTCGATACCGGCCACCATCGTGCGCTGCACGGACGCGAGCAGCTCGGAGAAGCTGCCGGTGGCCGTGCACCGAAGGGGCAGGCAGTTCGCGAACTGGCCGACCACGTCCCGGAACCGCTCCTCGTAGCGGGCGGCCGCAGTCACGCCCAGGACCAGGTCGTCCTGTCCCGTCAGCCGGTGCAGGAACCGTACGAACGTCGTGAACAGCACCGTGGCGACACTGACCCGGTGTTCCCGTGCCGTGCCGGCGAGTGCGGCGGCCAGCGCCGGCGACAGCTTCTCCCGCATCACCTCCACGCGGGGCAGCCGCTCCCGGTCGTACGGACGGTCGTAGGGCAGCGCGAGCGCCGTGCGAGGTCCCGCCAGCTCACGGAGCCAGTAGTCCCGGTGCGGCGCTGCCCGTACGCCGTCGAGCAGCGCTTCTTCCCAGGTGACGAAGTCGCAGTAGGGGATGCGGCCCGGACCTCCGTCGCCCCGGTAGGCCGCTTTGAGCGTGCGGATCAGGACGGCCGTCGACGTGCCGTCCAGCAGGATGTGGTGCGCGGTGAGCAGCAGCAGCCGTCGTCGTCCGGGGAGGGAGACCAGGTGGGCCCGGACCAGCGGACCGGTCGTCAGGTCGAACGGGACGTCGGCCAGGTCCCGCAGCGCGGCCAGTTGAGCCTCGCGCGAGGTGGCCGTGAGAGTGACCCGGTCGAACGACGGGGCCCTGGTCGGGGCGATGTCCATGTACGGCACGCCGTCCCGCTCACCGAAGAGTGCACTCAGCACCGGGTGGATCTCCGTCTGCGCGCGGACCGCCCGTTCCAGGGCCGTCTCGTCCAGGTCGCCGTGGAGCTCGAAGAGCAGCGGGAGGTTGTAGGCGGCCGACTCCGGTTGGCGCCGTTGGTCCTGGTACATGGTCAGCTGACCGCGGGAGAGGTTCCACCGTTCGCTTGCCGGGCCCGCGAAGTGGGAGGTCAGGCCGTCGATGGAGGCGATGTCGAAGAGCAGGGTGGCGGGGATGTCCGCGCCGAGGTCCTCGCGCAGGGCGCTGGTGAGTTGGAGGACGAGGAGGGAGTCCAAGCCGTAATCGGTGAGTGGGGTCGAGGGGTCGATCCGGTCGGCGGGGATGCCCAGGACGGCGGCGGCCTTGTCGAGGAGAAGCGTGGTCAGGCCGGATCGCGTCGTCGGTGCGGGGGAGGGGGCGGGCCCGGTCCGCTCGGTCGGGGGGCTCACGGGCGTGGAGCGGGGCTCGGACACCGGGGCGGCCGCAGGACGTGTGGACGGGGGATGCGGCGAGGGAGTCGCGGCGGGTGTGGGCTGCGGTTGCGGCGCCGGCCGCTCCGCGCCGCCGACTGCGCGCCGCGCGCTTCCCTCCGCCACGGCCCTGCTCCGCTGCCGAGCCACTCCGTCGCTCTCCGCCGCGATGATCTGCTGCCCCAGGGGGAGCGCCTGCGACAGCGGGAACACCACGGTGCGGAAACCCTCTCCGGCCAGCACCTCCCGCCAACTCTCCGGCGAGAGCGCGGGGGAGCCCGGAATGCGCAGCGACCGGTCGTCGAACAGCCACCAGCCTTCGAGCAGTCCGAACGTGACATGGCTGAACAGGTCGAACGCCGACAACTCGTTCAACAGGAGCCACCCGCCGGCCCGCAGGGCGGCCTTGGCGTTGCGCAGGGTGGTGCGGGTGTCCCTGGTCGCGTGCAGCACGTTGGCGGCGATCACGAGATCGAAACACCCCTCGGCGATGTCCTGCCCGGCCAGCGGCTGTTCGATGTCGAGCAGCCGGCAGTCCAGGTACGGCACGCCCGGCCCGTAGGTGGCACGCGCGTGGTTGAGGAACGCCTTGGACAGGTCCGTGTAGAGGTAACTCTCGATGCTGTCCTGGTACGGCTTGAGCGCGGCGAACATTCCCGCGCTGGTCCCGCCGGTACCGGCGCCGATCTCCAGGATCCGCAGCCGTGCGCCGGGTTCCCGGCGCAACCGCTCCGAGACGACGGAGACGGCGGCCCGTGCCATGGCACGGTTGAACACGTCGGCGACGTGATTGTCCCGGTAGCAGCCCTCCACCAGTTCCATGGAACCGCGCGGGAAGATGATGTCGGTGGGCCGGATCCGGCCGGTGAGGATGTCCGGCAGCGTGGTGAGCGTGGCGGAGGCCAACCGCAGCTCGGACCTGCGGTCGGAGTCGGCCGACCACAGCGTGCACTGCCGGTCCCACTGCCCGAGCACCTCGTCCACCGGCCCGGCCGGCACCAGGACGCGCCGGGCGTGCTCCCACCACGCGGCGTACGACGGCAGGACCGTCGTGGGGTCGAGGTGCGCCACCTGTGCCGAAAGGACCTTGGCCAGCCACGGATCGCGCTCGGTCCGACGCCACCGCACGACCTCGTCCATGCGGTCGTCCGCGCCGTCGGACGCGGTCAGCAGCTCGCCGCTGACCCGTGACGACGTCGGCCCGTGCACGGTGACCTCGGTGGCGCGGTCGAAGTGGGCCAACGTGTTGTGCTGGTTCGTCTTGACGAACGCGAGCTGCCGCTGGTCCCCGCCGAGCAGCGCATCCATGGCGGCGAGCCCCTCGTTCGGCTCGATCGACACCAGCCCGGCCCGGCCCATCCGCTCCCGGTAGAACGCGGACGTGACGCTCCCCAAGGTGCCCCACCAGCCCCAGTTCATGACCCTGACCGGTGTGTCCCAGTGCGCGCCGAGCGCCTGTGCATAGGCGTCGCTGAAGGTGCACCCGGCCGCGTAGTTGCCCTGGCCGGCCGCCGTGGTGAAGGACTGCATCGACGACAGCAGTACGGCGAAGTCCAGTCCCGCACCGTCGAAGACCTCGGCCATCGCGGTCGTGACGTCGACCTTGGCCCGCAGCGCAGCGCGGAGCGCGGCCTCGTCCATTCTGGCGAACGTGCTGTCCCGCAGCACGAGTGCGGCCTGCACCACCCCGTGGATCCGCGGATGGCGCCGCCTGATCTCCGCGACGGCACGGCGCAGCGCGTCCGGGTCCCCGGCGTCGGCGCTGAGATAGCCGACCGTGCCGCGCCCGGTCACGGAGCGGAGCTTCTCCGTCACGGACGCGTCGTGCGGGCTCCGGCCGATCCACATGACGTGTGCGCCGTGGCGCTGCACCACGTGCCGGGTCCAGGCCGTGCCCAGGCCGCCGGTACCGCCGATCACGACGTAGACGCCGCCCTCGCGGTACACCGGTTGTGCCGGTGCCGCACACGGTGCCCAGCGCCGGGCGAGCCACTGCCCGGCCCGTCGGACCCACGCGTCGTCGGGTGACCGGGCGGGCAGGGCCGCGAGGTCGGCGGGCCACTCGGGGCCGTCGAGGTCGACGCGGCGCACGGTCCACTGCGGGTACTCCCGTCCCAACGACCCGAACAGGCCGTGCAGTCCGGCGTGCGCCGGCTGGACGGGGTCCTGGGCGTGGGTGGCGAGCGCACGTGTGGTGATCAGGGTGATCCCCAGCGGCCGGGCGTCGTACCCGGCACCGACCAGTGCCTTGATCATGCGGAAGGCCGGGACGACGCCCTCGTCCTGGGCCGCCGCGTACCCGGCGGCGTCGGTGGGGCCGAGGGCGGCCTCGGGCGCGGCCCAGACCAGGTGGTCGACCGGCCCGAGGTCACGGAGCGCGTCGGTCACCTCCTCGACGGTCGCCGATGGCGGCAACGGCCAGGGCAGGGCGGTTTCGAGCGCGCCGGGCCGGCCGACGACCAGCACCCGGTCCGCCGCTTGCGGCACGGGCGCCTCGGACGCGGTGACCGGGTCCCACACGGGCGCGAACAGCGCCGCGGGCTCGGCCCGTCCGGCCCTCGGGGCGGTGCGGCGCGCGGAGTACCCGGTCAGCCGTACGCAGACCTCGCCGTCGGCGTCGACCAGGTCGACGTCCAGCTTGCCGAGCGGCCCGGACGCGACGCCCCGCACCACTGCCCACATCGTCGGCGTGCACGGCGCGAACAGGTCGAGCTGTTCCAGGGCGAACGGCACGGCAGTGTCTTCCAACGCGGTGAGGTGGGCCGCGACCGACGCCTGGATCGCCGAGTCCAGCATCGCGGGCGTCAGCAACCCCGGTTCCGCCGACCCGGGCAGCACCAGTTCGGCCAGGACGGTCCCGGCGCCGACGTGCGCCTGCCGGATCGCTCGCAGGGTCGGCCCGTGCTCGATGCCCTTCGCCGCCAGGGCCTCGCGGATCCGGTCGGCGGACACGGTTTCCGGGCAGTGCGCGCGCAGTGCGGCGAGGTCGACCCGTGCCGGGCGCGGGGCGTCGGACGGGGCGATGCCGCCCTCACAGCAGACGGCGTTGCCCGTGGTGATCTCGAATCGCCGACCGCCCTTGCCGGCCGCGCGCACCTCGACCCGTACGTCGACCGGATCGTCCGCGACCTCCAGCGGCCGCACCCACGTCACGTGGCGCATCCGCACCGTGCGGGCGCCCACTGCCATGCGTGCCAGTTCGAGATGGGCGACCGCGGGCAGGATGTGGCGGCCCTGCACCACGTGGTCGCGCAGCAGGCCGTCCGCACGCGTCAACGTCACCCGTGCGCCGCCGGTCGTGGGCCAGTGCCGGTCGCGGGCGAAGGGGTAGGTCGGCAGCGGGATGCGCCTGCCCTGGGCGGGCATCCGGTCGTCGTCGGGCCTGCGGGCCGGGAGCGTGCCGTCGAGGACCTGGAGCAGTTCGCCGGGATCACGGACCACGCAGGCGAACCGGTGCGCGAGACGCGCCCTCCCGACAGCCAGCG of Streptomyces sp. NBC_01363 contains these proteins:
- a CDS encoding SDR family oxidoreductase, whose amino-acid sequence is MNQSRLTERISDELQGKRAVVTGGSRGIGAAIAQRLLDAGATVVTAARNPTADAPSEANFVSADLSTPGGVREFADAALRILGGVDIIVNNAGGVRAFPNALDIEEDWQYTMDINFLAAVRLNSALVPSMIASGGGVIVHLSSIATLSSHPLLLHYAAAKSALAVYGKGLAVQLAPQGIRVVAVSPGRVATPGADEALEKMSAHLGDSTELDSETWVGDIPLGRIGQSHDIAEAVGFLVSPRAAWITGSTLSIDGGQSAAL
- a CDS encoding acyltransferase produces the protein MQTLEPSARPNRLPSLTGMRFVAAFAVLISHLDSQIVGTFHPDPPYRVITTLGPVGVAFFFVLSGFILTWVADPDDTARLFWRRRLVKLYPNHLVTFVAARILMVAAGVQIVAINTFPALFLIEPWIPYLEPHGGFTGSNAVSWSLGCEMAFYLVFPWLIRLIGSIHPSRLWLWVAVVVTASTAVPFISQLLPAQPFTSWDPTSSEWQSWFAYLFPLPRMLEFVLGILMARIVITGKWIRLGMTPAFLLTITCVVVQSYLPGVFHLRAGPTALAVAFAIAASASADIRGARTPFSGRTMVWLGEISYALYMVHYLVVQYGPVDALHATGEVTASLSTRLINILLTVVISISLAAALYMLVERPAVRRFSRPAGGRKGLEPLSPST
- a CDS encoding NADH:flavin oxidoreductase: MASLGEPFIVGDLMVPNRIVMAPMTRTASPGGVPGPDVAEYYARRAANKVGLIITEGTYVNRAAAGAYENVPHFHGEQAFAGWAHVLRRVHEAGGRIIPQLWHTGVVRTATDPPAEGPSGLGLDGAPAGKAMTQQDIDDTVAAFAEAAAAAERLGFDGVELHGAHGYLIDSFLWKSTNRRTDHYGGDPASRARFGADVVRAVRAAVSPGFPVFFRLSQWKLNAYEARIAENPDELAQMLSPLADAGVDVFHASTRRYWLPEFDGSTLNLAGWVRKLSGKATVTVGSVGLDNQYGEGEFTQGFTRQAGLTGIDELVARLERDEFDLVALGRTLLANPDWAALALRGELDRSVPYDPAVLTTLA
- a CDS encoding nuclear transport factor 2 family protein — its product is MEQNIGDKAIEFLRFLEIYDFSSAQAMCTDTAAVWQNDGKGAQAIGESLEHFKSFAATVGSLRYDIIRQFQNSNEVLQQQVLRLDMADGSRREAHAAVYFRFDGGLIDRIEEAVYTVPTDKAS